Proteins encoded together in one Acipenser ruthenus chromosome 22, fAciRut3.2 maternal haplotype, whole genome shotgun sequence window:
- the LOC117431541 gene encoding BOS complex subunit NOMO1-like — MASEGAVFHSNPASSPASMPSNPLLNQLPSYQSLLYRRKQSTRGSGRDQRASTSRPRIGSSSSGRWAGISAETRSPDPTPQRPARELPVNMKEKRLLAREQQLMQNKDLSSWERFHLRRLRSWRRFKDESHEVLLTLQLWRKDIHTIEGKFGTGILSYFSFLRFLVLLNFVMFVLIFGFITLPVVISSYGFGNGTSSYTDVSDCTTYPSSSRQGLVLFHQYIIDLLSGTGFLEETYLFYGYYRVSTVHFTKFMYNVPLAYLLVTIGYLLLSLLWIVKRSVEGFKQNLVQDQDRFQSFCNKIFAGWDFCITDENAARLKQSSLQYELKTDLEEERIKQKIAERTLAEKGRIYLLRLVLNLFVLGVLAGCFYAIYRATIYSQEQATLIKPKNFILDLLVEYLPSIVITLANFVTPLIFDMIIQFEDYTPAFEIRFTLMRCVFVRLASIGVLLFSLWSQITACVEPCPCGYNHKLYPCWESRVGQEMYKLMIFDFIIIAAVTILVEFPRKLIVMHCPCALTMWWGQQEFAIPKNVLEIVYGQTICWIGAFYCPLLPAISTIKYFIIFYIKKVSLMQNCRPSTRPFRASSSNFFFLAVLLIGLAMACVPVGVSIAQINSSKACGPFVNYTTSWEVVPNTIDQLPPSLRSFFHGVGSEAFAVPFFVVVCMVLFYFIALAGAHKRVVNQLRDQLIMEGRDKRFLIQKLYQAQKESWMSPQHRSGSGISQPLGSGQLSGVFLEQHTGANMTHALTEENSSGIAGGYTGSTEPRFCTATYKPVEMGVPWVFLVAVSAQLAFMKAEDIVVGCGGFVKSDLEINYSLIEIKLYTKQGSLKYQTDCAPINGYFMIPLYDKGDFVLTIEPPLGWSFEPTSVDLHVDGVTDICTKGEDINFVFTGFSVSGTVLSKGQESGPGGVQVSLRKSGDDVDMQTIHTQPGGKYTFSKVLPGNYDIFASHPTWTLQQGTTSVRVSNSNAQAAAPLVVEGYDVSGAVRSDGEPMKEVTFLLFSSAVRKEDISGCSLASVEGYQSEGDSLSFLCSVLSREDGTFTFSSLPSGEYTVLPFYRGERITFDVAPSRMDFRVEHDSLKLEPVFRVMGFSVTGRVLNSPGGQGVPDATVNLNDQIKVLTKGDGSFRLENMTTGTYTIRTNKERMFFEPITVKIAPNTPQLPDIITTGFNVCGQISILLLPEGMKQRSRYKVTLTPQGKEKTSSRTVESDPQGAFCFQAKPGEYSIQVSLPESEVKAGLALLPKSLAVSLVDRPLDDVHFTQLMASVSGKVSCLAVCGDLTVTLQPVSRQGEKRSAQLSGKGESIPFSFDSVLPGKYKVSIGQEEWCWKHKSVEVEVLEEDVLGVEFKQTGYMLRCSLSHAITLEFYQDGSGPENVGVYNLSKGVNRFCLSKPGVYKVTPRSCHQFEQDFYTYDTSAPSILTLTAIRHHVTGVITTDTLMDITVTIKSSIESEPALVLGPLKSLQEQRQEQQLQEIELRRQERERRGEGESKESPPVQERAEDLHGPFSYEFSYWARAGEKITVTPSSKELLFYPPEVEATITGENCPGQLVEVEGKAGLFLEGQIHPELEAVEITISEKGATTPLITVATNEGGAYSVGPLHRDLEYTITASKEGFVLSPVEGTQGDFKAFALAGVTFEIKSEDNQPLSGVLLSLSGGQFRSNLLTQDSGVLTFNNLSPGQYYFKPMMKEFRFEPASQSIEVEEGQTLNIAIIGYKTAYSCYGTVSSLSGDAEQGVSVEAVGQGDCSLYAEDTVTDEEGKFRLRGLLPGCKYLIQLRAEGNDHIERALPQHRAIEVGNSDIEGVNIIAFRQINQFDLSGNVITSTDFLPTLWVKLYKSGNLDNPVQTVSLGQSLFFHFPPLLRDGENYVMMLDSTLSHSQYDFSLPQVSFSSSGYHKHVTLTFNPTRKLPDQDVSQGSYIALPLTLLLLLAAYNHEKVIPVLLQLVSRAQGVRALGQAGGGDSAAFEDAKRQSKRAKTRRT; from the exons ATGGCGTCCGAAGGGG CAGTGTTCCACTCAAACCCTGCCAGCAGTCCGGCCAGTATGCCCAGTAACCCCCTGTTGAACCAGCTGCCCAGTTACCAGTCTCTGCTATACCGCAGGAAGCAGTCAACAAGGGGCAGTGGGCGGGATCAAAGAGCGAGCACCTCTCGACCGCGAATTGGATCATCCTCCAGCGGCAGGTGGGCGGGGATCAGCGCAGAGACAAGGTCCCCAGACCCCACCCCACAACGGCCGGCCCGAGAACTGCCTGTAAACATGAAGGAGAAGCGCCTCTTAGCCAG AGAGCAGCAACTAATGCAGAACAAAGACCTGAGCAGCTGGGAGCGATTTCACCTGAGGAGACTACGATCCTGGAGGCGATTCAAAGACGAGAGCCATGAGGTGCTGTTAACACTGCAGCTTTGGAGGAAAGACATCCACACTATAGagg GTAAATTTGGTACCGGAATACTGTCGTACTTCTCGTTCTTGAGATTCCTGGTCCTTTTGAACTTCGTGATGTTTGTCCTGATATTCGGCTTCATCACACTGCCAGTTGTCATCTCCTCATACGGATTTGGAAACGGTACCTCCAGCTACACAGATG TGAGTGATTGCACAACGTACCCTAGCAGCTCACGCCAAGGCCTAGTGCTCTTTCATCAATACATCATAGACCTGCTCTCTGGAACG GGTTTTCTGGAGGAAACATACCTGTTCTATGGCTACTATAGAGTCAGTACTGTGCATTTCACTAAGTTCATGTACAACGTGCCTCTGGCCTACCTGCTAGTGACCATCGGCTACCTCTTACTCAGTCTTCTCTGGATTGTTAAAAG GTCCGTGGAGGGATTCAAACAGAATCTGGTCCAGGATCAAGATCGCTTCCAGAGCTTCTGCAACAAGATCTTTGCCGGTTGGGATTTCTGCATCACAGATGAGAATGCTGCTCGGCTGAAACAAAGCAGTCTGCAGTACGAGCTGAAG ACAGATCTGGAGGAGGAGAGGATCAAGCAGAAGATTGCAGAGCGGACTCTCGCGGAGAAGGGCCGTATCTACCTGCTCAGACTGGTCCTCAATCTCTTCGTACTGGGAGTGCTGGCAGGCTGCTTCTATGCCATCTACAGAGCCACCATCTACTCTCAGGAGCAGGCTACACTG ATAAAACCTAAAAACTTCATCCTGGATCTGCTTGTGGAGTACCTGCCCTCCATTGTCATCACTTTAGCCAACTTCGTCACCCCCCTGATCTTCGACATGATCATCCAGTTTGAGGATTACACCCCTGCCTTCGAGATCCGCTTCACACTCATGAG ATGTGTGTTTGTCAGGCTGGCCAGTATCGGGGTGCTGCTCTTCTCTCTCTGGTCTCAGatcactgcctgtgtggagcccTGCCCTTGCGGGTACAACCACAAGCTCTACCCG TGCTGGGAGTCCCGAGTTGGCCAGGAGATGTACAAACTGATGATATTCGATTTTATCATCATTGCAGCTGTTACAATACTTGTAGAGTTTCCAAGGAA ACTCATCGTGATGCACTGCCCGTGTGCACTGACAATGTGGTGGGGTCAGCAGGAGTTTGCCATCCCGAAGAACGTTCTGGAGATTGTGTACGGCCAGACAATCTGCTGGATCGGAGCCTTCTACTGCCCCCTGCTGCCTGCCATTAGCACCATCAAGTACTTCATCATCTTCTACATCAAGAAG GTCTCTCTGATGCAGAACTGCCGCCCGTCAACTCGTCCTTTCCGGGCCTCCAGCTCCAACTTCTTTTTCCTGGCTGTGCTGCTGATCGGCCTGGCAATGGCCTGCGTGCCAGTGGGAGTGAGCATTGCACA GATCAACTCCTCCAAGGCCTGTGGCCCCTTTGTGAACTACACCACCTCGTGGGAGGTGGTGCCTAACACCATAGACCAGCTTCCCCCCAGCCTGCGCTCCTTCTTCCATGGGGTTGGCTCCGAGGCCTTTGCTGTGCCCTTCTTCGTGGTCGTCTG CATGGTCCTGTTTTACTTCATCGCCCTGGCCGGAGCGCACAAGCGCGTTGTGAACCAGCTGAGAGATCAGCTCATCATG GAGGGGCGAGACAAGCGTTTCCTTATCCAGAAGCTGTACCAGGCTCAGAAGGAATCCTGGATGTCTCCACAACACAGATCAGGTTCAGGAATCAGCCAGCCATTGGGGTCAGGCCAGCTGTCAGGGGTGTTCCTGGAGCAGCACACAGGGGCCAATATGACGCACgcc TTGACCGAAGAAAACAGCTCAGGGATTGCGGGTGGATACACAGGCAGCACCGAACCCAGATTCTGCACGGCTACATACAAACCGGTAGAGATGGGGGTGCCCTGGGTGTTTTTGGTGGCAGTTAGCGCTCAGTTAGCCTTTATGAAAGCCGAGGATATCGTGGTTGGATGCGGGGGGTTCGTGAAGTCGGACCTGGAGATTAATTATTCCCTAATCGAG ATAAAGCTGTACACTAAGCAGGGATCACTGAAGTACCAGACAGACTGTGCCCCCATTAACGGATACTTCATGATACCCCTATATGACAAG GGCGATTTTGTTTTGACGATTGAGCCTCCACTTGGATGGAGTTTTG aGCCTACCAGTGTTGATCTCCATGTGGATGGTGTGACTGATATCTGCACCAAAGGAGAGGACATCAACTTTgtcttcactggcttctctgtCTCTGGGACT GTGCTGAGCAAGGGCCAGGAGTCTGGGCCTGGTGGGGTTCAGGTGTCCTTGAGGAAGTCTGGAGATGACGTTGACATGCAAACCATCCACACACAGCCAGGGGGCAA GTACACATTCTCAAAAGTGCTGCCTGGCAACTACGATATCTTTGCATCTCACCCCACATGGACCCTGCAGCAG GGTACCACCTCTGTACGTGTTTCTAACTCCAATGCCCAGGCCGCAGCGCCCCTAGTGGTGGAGGGGTATGATGTCTCAGGAGCAGTGCGCAGTGATGGGGAGCCCATGAAGGAGGTCACCTTCCTGCTCTTCTCCTCAGCCGTCAGGAAAGAG GATATCTCTGGCTGCAGCCTGGCCTCGGTGGAAGGCTATCAGTCTGAAGGAGACTCTCTGTCCTTCCTCTGCAGTGTGCTGTCCAGAGAGGATGGCACCTTCACTTTCTCATCCCTCCCCAGTGGAGAGTACACTGTG CTACCCTTCTACAGAGGAGAGAGAATTACCTTTGATGTTGCTCCGTCACGGATGGACTTCAGAGTAGAGCATGACAGTTTAAAGCTAGAG CCCGTCTTTCGTGTGATGGGATTCTCTGTGACTGGCAGGGTTTTGAACAGCCCAGGAGGACAGGGTGTACCCGATGCCACTGTGAACCTCAACGACCAAATCAAAG TCCTAACAAAGGGAGACGGTTCTTTCCGCCTGGAGAACATGACCACAGGGACCTACACCATCCGAACCAACAAGGAGCGCATGTTCTTTGAGCCGATCACTGTCAAAATCGCTCCAAACACACCCCAGCTCCCTGACATCATCACTACAGG GTTCAATGTGTGTGGTCAGATATCGATCTTGCTCCTGCCTGAGGGGATGAAGCAGCGGAGCCGCTACAAGGTGACACTGACCCCTCAGGGCAAGGAGAAGACAAGCTCCCGTACCGTCGAGTCTGACCCCCAGGGAGCCTTCTGCTTCCAGGCCAAGCCTGGAGAGTACAGCATCCAG GTGTCTTTGCCCGAGTCAGAGGTGAAGGCAGGCCTGGCCCTGCTTCCCAAGTCCCTAGCTGTGTCCCTGGTCGACAGGCCCCTGGATGATGTCCATTTCACTCAGCTCATGGCCTCTGTGTCTGGAAAGGTCTCGTGCCTGG CTGTCTGCGGTGACCTCACAGTGACCTTGCAGCCGGTGAGCCGTCAGGGTGAAAAGCGCAGCGCTCAGCTCTCTGGGAAAGGGGAGTCCATCCCGTTCTCCTTCGACAGTGTCCTACCCGGCAAATACAAAG tgagcaTCGGACAGGAGGAGTGGTGCTGGAAACACAAGTCTGTGGAGGTGGAGGTTCTGGAGGAGGATGTGCTGGGGGTGGAGTTTAAGCAGACTGGATACATGCTGCGCTGCTCGCTGTCCCATGCCATCACACTG gagttctaccaGGATGGCAGCGGTCCTGAGAATGTGGGGGTTTACAACCTGTCCAAGGGAGTCAATCGCTTCTGCCTGTCCAAGCCAG GTGTGTACAAGGTCACTCCACGCTCATGTCATCAGTTTGAGCAGGACTTCTACACTTATGACAC gtctgctcCGAGTATCCTGACTCTGACTGCCATTCGGCACCATGTGACTGGGGTCATCACCACGGATACATTAATGGACATCACTGTTACCATCAA gtCCTCCATTGAGAGTGAGCCAGCCCTAGTGCTCGGTCCTCTCAAGTCCCTCCAGGAGCAGCGTCAGGAGCAGCAGCTGCAGGAGATTGAGCTACGCAGGCAGGAGCGGGAGCGAAGAGGGGAGGGGGAAAGCAAGGAGAGCCCCCCTGTCCAGGAGAGAGCCGAGGATCTGCACGGCCCCTTCAGCTATGAGTTCTCCTACTGGGCTAG ggCTGGTGAGAAGATCACTGTAACCCCTTCATCCAAAGAGCTGCTGTTTTACCCTCCTGAGGTGGAGGCCACCATCACTGGAG AGAACTGCCCAGGCCAGTTGGTGGAGGTGGAGGGGAAAGCTGGTCTCTTCCTGGAGGGTCAGATCCACCCAGAGCTAGAAGCAGTGGAAATCACCATCTCTGAGAAGGGGGCTACCACGCCACTAATTACTGTCGCTACCAACGAGGGGGGAGCCTACAG TGTGGGCCCCCTTCACCGGGACCTTGAGTACACCATCACTGCCAGCAAGGAGGGCTTTGTGCTCAGCCCGGTAGAGGGCACACAGGGGGACTTCAAGGCCTTTGCACTGGCGGGTGTCACCTTTGAG ATCAAGTCCGAGGACAACCAGCCTCTCTCGGGAGTTCTGCTGTCTCTGAGTGGAGGGCAGTTCCGCTCCAATCTGCTAACCCAGGACAGCGGAGTCCTCACCTTCAACAACCTG AGCCCCGGACAGTATTACTTCAAGCCCATGATGAAGGAGTTCCGATTCGAACCTGCGTCCCAGTCGATCGAGGTGGAGGAGGGGCAGACTTTGAACATAGCTATCATCGGGTACAAGACTGCATACAG CTGTTATGGCACAGTGTCATCTCTGAGCGGTGATGCTGAGCAGGGTGTGTCTGTGGAGGCGGTGGGGCAGGGCGACTGCAGCCTGTATGCTGAAGACACGGTCACAGATGAGGAGGGCAAGTTCCGTTTGCGTGGCTTGCTG CCGGGGTGCAAGTACCTGATCCAACTGCGAGCCGAGGGCAACGACCACATCGAGAGAGCGCTGCCACAGCACCGCGCCATCGAG GTTGGCAACAGCGATATTGAGGGTGTGAACATCATTGCGTTCCGACAGATCAACCAATTTGATCTGAGTGGCAACGTGATCACCTCTACTGATTTCCTCCCCACACTCTGG GTGAAGCTTTACAAAAGTGGCAATCTGGATaaccctgttcagactgtgtcTTTGGGACAGTCTCTGTTCTTCCACTTTCCACCACTGCTACGTGATGgagag AACTATGTGATGATGCTGGACTCCACGCTCTCCCACTCGCAGTACGACTTCTCCCTGCCTCAGGTCTCCTTCAGCTCCTCTGGTTACCACAAGCATGTCACCCTGACCTTCAACCCCACG CGTAAACTGCCTGACCAGGACGTGTCTCAAGGCTCCTACATTGCACTGCCCCTCACCCTGCTGCTCCTGCTGGCTGCCTACAACCATGAGAAG GTGATCCCAGTGTTGCTCCAGCTAGTGAGCCGTGCTCAGGGGGTGCGAGCCCTGGGTCAGGCAGGAGGAGGAGACAGCGCCGCCTTTGAGGACGCCAAACGCCAGTCCAAGAGAGCGAAAACCAGGCGCACATAA